Proteins from one Aureimonas sp. SA4125 genomic window:
- a CDS encoding ABC transporter substrate-binding protein — protein MAHSIIRPDRRQLIKGIGTTALLAGLGAPYVARAQSETVKIGHLTPLTGFLGPLGEYAQLGVQLAVEQLNAAGGVNGRQIELLMEDSVNPATASTKAERYIKRDNVACIIGEISSASGLAIAQVVERNNKLFFNTGCNSDALRGSDCSRFMYHVEASNSQYVKGVGSAFLRDGLVDGKKIYFLTADYAYGQDLSRVGKKYIEANGGDVAWEDLVPTDSTDFSAYILKIRQARPDLIISNLAGNQITNFVKQYTEYGLDFPYGGFGFDTAVAWGAGKGNFGGEWPVVWHHNLTAPGAKEFVAAFTQKYGKPPENQAWGDYLATKLVAQAMTATKATDAEALIEYFDDEPKLDILKARQGYFRKRDHQLIQEMYTMTAKPLDQLEDEWDLMLLGNAVPGDGGDLEAIAPTEEENACTLSAA, from the coding sequence ATGGCACATTCGATCATTCGACCCGATCGCAGGCAGCTCATCAAAGGTATCGGCACAACGGCGCTGCTTGCAGGTCTCGGCGCCCCCTACGTCGCTCGTGCCCAGAGCGAGACCGTGAAGATCGGTCACCTGACCCCGCTCACCGGCTTTCTCGGACCGCTCGGCGAATATGCCCAGCTCGGCGTCCAGCTGGCGGTGGAACAGCTCAATGCCGCCGGCGGCGTCAACGGGCGGCAGATCGAGCTCCTGATGGAGGACAGCGTCAACCCGGCGACCGCCTCGACCAAGGCCGAGCGCTACATCAAGCGGGACAATGTCGCCTGCATCATCGGCGAGATCAGCTCGGCCTCGGGCCTGGCGATCGCCCAGGTCGTCGAGCGCAACAACAAGCTGTTCTTCAACACCGGGTGCAATTCAGACGCCCTGCGCGGCAGCGACTGCAGCCGCTTCATGTATCACGTGGAGGCGTCCAATTCGCAGTATGTGAAGGGTGTCGGTTCGGCGTTCCTGCGCGATGGCCTCGTCGACGGCAAGAAGATCTACTTCCTCACGGCCGATTACGCCTACGGCCAGGACCTGTCGCGGGTCGGCAAGAAATACATCGAGGCCAATGGCGGCGACGTCGCCTGGGAGGATCTTGTTCCAACCGATTCCACCGACTTCAGCGCCTATATCCTGAAGATCCGCCAGGCCCGGCCGGACCTGATCATCTCCAACCTCGCCGGCAACCAGATCACCAATTTCGTCAAGCAGTACACCGAATACGGGCTCGACTTCCCCTATGGCGGCTTCGGCTTCGACACGGCTGTCGCCTGGGGCGCGGGCAAGGGCAATTTCGGCGGCGAATGGCCGGTGGTCTGGCACCACAACCTGACCGCGCCGGGCGCGAAGGAATTCGTCGCGGCCTTCACCCAGAAATACGGCAAGCCACCCGAGAACCAGGCTTGGGGTGACTATCTGGCGACGAAGCTCGTGGCGCAGGCCATGACGGCCACCAAGGCGACCGATGCCGAAGCGTTGATCGAGTATTTCGACGATGAGCCCAAGCTCGACATCCTCAAGGCGCGGCAGGGCTATTTCCGCAAGCGGGACCACCAGTTGATCCAGGAGATGTACACCATGACGGCGAAGCCGCTGGATCAGCTCGAAGACGAATGGGACCTGATGCTGCTCGGCAATGCCGTGCCTGGCGATGGCGGGGATCTGGAGGCGATCGCGCCGACCGAGGAAGAGAACGCCTGCACGCTCAGCGCAGCCTGA
- a CDS encoding SDR family oxidoreductase: MGKMVSGIDGLRVLVTAGGSGIGLEMVRAFHAAGAKVHYCDIREDEGATADLHGVTFSLADVSDRLDVERLFSETIDRLGGLDVLVNNAGIAGPTGRVEDIDPAEWDRTLAVNITGQYNCTRLAVPHLKQSQNASIVNLSSLAGRLGFSMRTPYAAAKWAVVGFTKSLAIELGGFAIRVNAILPGSVDGPRIQSVFANKAAALGQSVDAVQEAALSATSLHRLIPPQHLAAMAVFLASQEGSSISGQAISIDGDAQVMV; encoded by the coding sequence ATGGGCAAGATGGTTTCGGGAATCGACGGCTTGCGGGTGCTGGTGACGGCGGGCGGCTCGGGCATCGGCCTGGAAATGGTGCGAGCCTTCCACGCCGCCGGCGCCAAAGTGCACTATTGCGATATCCGCGAGGATGAGGGGGCGACCGCCGATCTCCACGGCGTGACCTTCAGCCTCGCCGACGTCTCCGACCGCCTCGACGTCGAGCGCCTGTTTTCCGAAACGATCGACAGGCTGGGCGGCCTCGACGTGCTGGTCAACAATGCCGGCATCGCCGGACCGACCGGGCGGGTGGAGGATATCGACCCGGCGGAGTGGGACCGCACTTTGGCAGTCAATATAACCGGCCAGTACAATTGCACCCGGCTCGCCGTACCGCATCTCAAGCAGAGTCAGAATGCCAGCATCGTCAATCTGTCGTCGCTCGCGGGGCGGCTCGGATTTTCCATGCGCACGCCCTATGCGGCCGCGAAATGGGCCGTCGTCGGCTTCACCAAGTCGCTGGCCATCGAACTTGGCGGTTTCGCCATCCGTGTGAACGCCATCCTGCCGGGATCCGTCGACGGGCCGCGCATCCAGTCGGTCTTCGCCAACAAGGCTGCGGCGCTCGGCCAGAGCGTCGATGCCGTCCAGGAGGCCGCGCTCTCGGCCACCTCGCTGCATCGCCTGATCCCGCCGCAGCATCTGGCGGCCATGGCCGTGTTCCTGGCATCGCAGGAGGGCTCCAGCATCTCCGGTCAGGCGATCAGCATCGACGGCGATGCGCAGGTCATGGTGTGA
- a CDS encoding 3-keto-5-aminohexanoate cleavage protein codes for MAPRKVIITCAVTGAIHTPTMSPHLPITPDQIVTDAVAAAEAGAAILHLHARNPETGQPDQTIAAFERFLSRIKQQTDAVINITSGGSPYMKVEERVRPAAHFKPEVASLNMGSMNFGLFHLLDKYKEFQHPWEKEHLANTKDLVFRNTFKDIEYILDTCYDNGTRFEFECYDIGHLYNLKHFLERGLVKPPLFVQSVFGLLGGIGPHPEDVMHMKRTADRLFGDQYRWSVLGAGRHQLAIAAQAASMGGNIRVGLEDSLWAGAGKLATSNADQVRLARSIIEGLGLEVATPDEARGILELKGGDKVDI; via the coding sequence ATGGCCCCACGCAAAGTCATCATCACCTGCGCCGTGACGGGCGCGATCCACACGCCGACGATGTCGCCGCATCTGCCGATCACGCCGGACCAGATCGTCACCGACGCCGTCGCGGCGGCGGAGGCCGGCGCCGCGATCCTGCATCTGCACGCCCGCAACCCCGAAACCGGGCAGCCCGACCAGACGATCGCGGCCTTCGAGCGCTTCCTGTCGCGCATCAAGCAGCAGACCGACGCCGTCATCAACATCACCTCCGGCGGCAGCCCCTACATGAAGGTCGAAGAGCGCGTGCGCCCGGCCGCCCACTTCAAGCCGGAAGTTGCCTCGCTCAACATGGGATCGATGAATTTCGGCCTCTTCCATCTCCTCGACAAGTACAAGGAGTTCCAGCACCCCTGGGAGAAGGAGCATCTGGCCAATACGAAGGACCTCGTGTTCCGCAACACCTTCAAGGACATCGAGTACATTCTCGACACCTGCTACGACAACGGCACGCGCTTCGAGTTCGAGTGCTACGATATCGGTCATCTCTACAACCTGAAGCACTTCCTGGAGCGGGGGCTCGTCAAGCCACCCTTGTTCGTCCAGTCGGTCTTCGGCCTGCTCGGCGGCATCGGGCCGCATCCGGAAGACGTGATGCACATGAAGCGCACCGCCGACAGGCTGTTCGGCGACCAGTATCGCTGGTCGGTTCTCGGCGCGGGACGCCATCAGCTGGCGATCGCGGCCCAGGCCGCATCCATGGGGGGCAACATCCGCGTCGGCCTCGAGGATTCCCTGTGGGCCGGAGCCGGAAAGCTCGCGACCTCGAATGCCGACCAGGTCCGCCTCGCGCGCTCGATCATCGAAGGGCTCGGCCTCGAAGTGGCGACCCCGGACGAAGCCCGCGGCATCCTGGAGCTGAAGGGCGGCGACAAGGTCGATATCTGA
- a CDS encoding GntR family transcriptional regulator, whose product MAEKVTRVSRVTLSEVVYRDIRELLLAGQVAPGEKFTLRGLAEAVGTSPMPVREAVGRLSAEGGLEILPNRAIRVPIMTRERFAELTIIRAEIEGLAAQYAAERAAPHEIAAACGFHMQFAAVSAEADPDGAAALKLNKDMHFAVYRAAHMPNLLQIIDGLWLQVGPVINLDLRASGRRLKEVEAHKHHARLVAALKDGDGAAARQALADDIRTAADFILATGDLPSATRKG is encoded by the coding sequence TTGGCGGAGAAGGTGACGCGGGTTTCCCGCGTGACCCTCAGCGAGGTCGTCTATCGCGATATTCGCGAATTGCTGCTGGCCGGTCAGGTCGCGCCGGGGGAGAAGTTCACGCTGCGCGGCCTTGCGGAAGCGGTGGGGACCAGTCCGATGCCCGTGCGCGAGGCGGTCGGCCGACTATCGGCGGAAGGCGGGCTCGAGATCCTGCCGAACCGGGCCATCCGCGTGCCGATTATGACGCGCGAGCGGTTTGCCGAACTGACGATCATCCGGGCCGAAATCGAAGGGCTGGCGGCCCAATACGCCGCCGAACGCGCGGCGCCGCACGAGATCGCGGCGGCATGTGGCTTCCACATGCAGTTCGCCGCCGTGAGCGCCGAGGCCGACCCGGACGGCGCCGCCGCGCTGAAGCTGAATAAGGATATGCATTTCGCCGTCTACCGGGCGGCGCACATGCCGAACCTTCTTCAGATCATCGACGGCCTCTGGCTGCAGGTCGGGCCCGTCATCAATCTCGACCTGCGGGCCAGCGGGAGGCGCCTGAAGGAAGTCGAGGCGCACAAGCATCATGCGAGGCTAGTCGCCGCGCTGAAGGACGGCGACGGAGCGGCCGCGCGCCAGGCACTGGCCGACGACATCAGGACCGCGGCTGATTTCATTTTGGCGACTGGCGACCTGCCGTCCGCCACACGGAAAGGATGA
- a CDS encoding branched-chain amino acid ABC transporter ATP-binding protein/permease — translation MLSRYLNIAIAAVALVVLPFFMQAIGLTIDSAIDVIVLGMAALALNLLFGYTGLVSFGNGLWFGLGIYAAALAHLHWFPGQMLLPVLFAILVVAALSLVLGFLILRRTGVYFSLMTLALTALFYAIAFRWTEVTGGENGLGGIARPSPFGIATTTSASYYVLAAIVVFVLIFAIQRFVRSPIGTVLVAIRENEERARFLGYATPTYKLICFVVSASVTGLAGTLFVFHHRFASADPLSPAFSGELLAMVLIGGSRSFLGPALGALFYVLFREFLSQWTGDWLFYFGLLFVGFIMFSPTGLVGVAGRLLAPFLPKRTTAGAMANRSIAEAEPLPDFLRPADDSRETLLDVRSLAKNYGSVQAVKDASFSVRRRTLHALIGPNGAGKTSAFNLISGMATPSRGTVMLGDENIAGLPPEAVCRRGLARSFQITNLFPTLSVGENLRLGVQATHKSRFNPWIEAGSIARINAETADIVRFLGVRGMEDAEAGALSYGGQRVLDMGLAISSKPRILLLDEPLAGLAAAERERIGNLIRKIADDIPVLLVEHDIDRVFDMADAVTVMNGGEVLVDGTVEETRNDKRVQDIYIGSGVAALAARDLVSAARPEVLLSMQNIDTFYGKSQILSDVSLEVHQGEIVALLGRNGAGKTTLLKTLIGIAPPASGSATLAGEPIAGLPSAEIARRGVGYVPQGRGLFSGMTVRQNLELGRLKRLTGAGQHWSEERVLEFFPRLAERLDIDADRLSGGEQQMVAVARALVGDTRLLLLDEPFEGLSPAITEELFNAFDRLRAEVSILIVDHHLDLVLNLADRVTVLERGSVVHEGAARPLARDLDLRREVLWL, via the coding sequence ATGCTGTCCAGATATCTCAACATCGCCATCGCTGCCGTCGCGCTCGTCGTGCTGCCGTTCTTCATGCAGGCGATCGGCCTGACGATCGACTCGGCCATCGACGTGATCGTCCTTGGAATGGCGGCGCTCGCCCTCAATCTGCTGTTCGGCTACACCGGCCTCGTCTCCTTCGGCAACGGCCTGTGGTTCGGCCTCGGCATCTATGCCGCCGCTCTGGCGCATCTGCACTGGTTTCCCGGGCAAATGCTGCTGCCGGTGCTGTTTGCGATCCTGGTCGTGGCGGCGCTGTCGCTGGTGTTGGGATTCCTCATCCTGCGCCGCACCGGCGTCTATTTCTCGCTGATGACTCTCGCCTTGACGGCACTATTCTACGCCATCGCCTTCCGCTGGACGGAAGTCACCGGCGGCGAGAACGGCCTGGGCGGCATCGCGCGTCCGTCACCCTTCGGCATTGCGACGACGACCAGTGCCAGCTACTACGTGCTGGCCGCGATCGTGGTCTTCGTCCTGATCTTCGCCATCCAGCGCTTCGTGCGCTCGCCGATCGGCACGGTCCTCGTCGCCATCCGCGAAAACGAGGAGCGGGCGCGGTTCCTCGGCTATGCGACGCCCACCTACAAGCTGATCTGCTTCGTGGTCTCGGCGAGCGTGACCGGGCTTGCCGGAACCCTCTTCGTCTTCCATCACCGCTTTGCCTCGGCCGATCCGCTGTCGCCGGCGTTCTCCGGCGAACTCCTCGCCATGGTGCTGATCGGCGGCTCGCGCAGCTTCCTCGGTCCGGCGCTGGGCGCCCTCTTCTACGTCCTGTTCCGCGAATTCCTGTCGCAGTGGACCGGCGACTGGCTGTTCTATTTCGGCCTTCTGTTCGTTGGTTTCATCATGTTCTCGCCGACTGGCCTCGTCGGCGTCGCGGGGCGGCTGCTCGCCCCGTTCCTGCCGAAGCGCACGACGGCCGGCGCCATGGCCAACCGGTCCATCGCCGAAGCCGAACCCCTGCCCGACTTCCTGCGTCCGGCCGACGACAGCCGCGAGACGCTGCTCGACGTGCGCTCGCTCGCCAAGAACTACGGCTCTGTCCAGGCCGTGAAGGACGCCAGCTTCTCGGTGCGCAGGCGCACGCTGCACGCGCTCATCGGTCCGAACGGCGCCGGCAAGACCAGCGCCTTCAACCTGATCTCCGGCATGGCGACGCCAAGCCGGGGTACGGTGATGCTGGGAGACGAGAACATTGCGGGGCTGCCGCCCGAGGCGGTCTGCCGGCGGGGACTGGCGCGCTCGTTCCAGATCACCAATCTGTTTCCCACGCTCAGCGTCGGTGAAAACCTGCGCCTCGGTGTTCAGGCGACCCACAAGAGCCGCTTCAACCCCTGGATCGAGGCCGGCTCGATCGCGCGCATCAATGCCGAAACCGCCGATATCGTCCGATTTCTGGGTGTGCGCGGCATGGAAGACGCGGAAGCAGGCGCGCTCTCCTATGGTGGCCAGCGGGTCCTCGACATGGGTCTTGCCATCTCCTCCAAGCCCCGGATCCTGCTCCTCGACGAGCCGCTGGCGGGTCTGGCGGCAGCCGAGCGCGAGCGCATCGGCAATCTCATCCGCAAGATCGCCGACGACATCCCGGTGCTTCTGGTGGAACACGACATTGACCGGGTCTTCGACATGGCAGACGCGGTGACCGTCATGAACGGCGGCGAGGTTCTGGTCGACGGAACGGTCGAGGAGACGCGCAATGACAAGCGTGTCCAGGACATCTACATCGGGTCCGGCGTCGCGGCACTGGCTGCCCGCGATCTCGTCTCGGCCGCACGGCCGGAAGTGCTGCTGTCGATGCAGAACATCGACACCTTCTACGGCAAGAGCCAGATCCTCAGCGACGTCTCGCTGGAGGTCCATCAGGGCGAGATCGTCGCGCTGCTCGGCCGCAACGGCGCCGGCAAGACGACCCTCCTGAAGACGCTCATCGGCATCGCGCCACCCGCGTCGGGATCGGCCACGCTCGCCGGCGAACCGATCGCAGGCCTGCCCTCCGCCGAGATCGCACGCCGGGGCGTCGGCTACGTGCCGCAGGGCCGCGGCCTGTTTTCCGGCATGACGGTGCGCCAGAACCTCGAACTCGGCCGCCTGAAGCGCCTCACCGGTGCCGGCCAGCACTGGAGCGAGGAACGCGTGCTGGAATTCTTCCCGCGCCTTGCCGAGCGACTGGACATCGACGCCGACCGTCTGTCGGGCGGCGAGCAGCAGATGGTCGCGGTCGCCCGGGCGCTCGTGGGCGATACCCGGCTTCTGCTGCTGGACGAGCCCTTCGAGGGTCTTTCCCCGGCCATCACCGAGGAATTGTTCAACGCCTTCGACCGGCTGCGCGCCGAGGTGTCGATCCTCATCGTCGACCACCATCTGGATCTGGTGCTGAATCTCGCCGACCGTGTCACGGTCCTCGAGCGCGGCAGCGTCGTCCACGAAGGCGCTGCCCGGCCGCTGGCGCGGGACCTGGACCTGCGCCGCGAAGTGCTCTGGCTTTGA
- a CDS encoding 3-hydroxyacyl-CoA dehydrogenase: protein MTKIAVIGSGLIGRAWAITFARGGYEVALYDREDGAPAAARQYIAGVLPSLAEFDLLGGDQPGSVLGRIAIAASLAEALDGATHVQENTPENLEIKRGVFSELERLAGPDTILASSTSAILPSAFSEHLKTRERCLVAHPINPPYLVPAVEIVPSPWTSAEASQRTATLMRDAGQSPIVMKNEIDGFVMNRMQGALLDEAFRLVSDGYASPEDVDIGIREGLALRWSFMGPFETIDLNAPQGVRDYVQRYKGIYETIGPSQQRRVDWNGPVLDTIEADRRARLPADQLGDRQAWRDRRLMALAAHKRQSGHDTNS from the coding sequence TTGACCAAGATTGCAGTCATCGGGTCCGGATTGATCGGACGTGCCTGGGCGATCACCTTCGCCCGCGGCGGATACGAGGTCGCGCTCTACGACCGCGAGGACGGCGCGCCGGCAGCCGCCAGGCAATACATCGCCGGCGTTCTGCCTTCGCTGGCCGAATTCGACCTTCTCGGCGGCGACCAGCCGGGCAGCGTCCTCGGCCGCATCGCGATCGCCGCATCGCTCGCCGAGGCGCTCGACGGTGCCACCCACGTCCAGGAGAACACGCCGGAGAATCTGGAGATCAAGCGCGGTGTATTTTCCGAGCTCGAGCGCCTTGCCGGCCCCGACACGATCCTGGCCTCCTCGACCTCGGCGATCCTGCCCTCGGCCTTCAGCGAGCATCTGAAGACCCGAGAGCGCTGCCTGGTCGCCCACCCGATCAATCCGCCGTATCTCGTTCCGGCCGTCGAGATCGTCCCGTCGCCCTGGACAAGCGCCGAGGCGAGCCAGCGGACCGCGACGCTGATGCGCGACGCCGGGCAGTCGCCCATCGTCATGAAGAACGAGATCGACGGCTTCGTCATGAACCGCATGCAGGGCGCGCTCCTCGACGAGGCATTCCGGCTGGTCAGTGACGGCTACGCCTCGCCCGAGGACGTCGATATCGGCATCCGCGAGGGGCTGGCGCTTCGCTGGAGCTTCATGGGGCCGTTCGAGACGATCGATCTCAATGCACCGCAGGGGGTGCGCGACTACGTCCAGCGCTACAAGGGCATCTACGAGACGATCGGGCCGTCCCAGCAGCGGCGGGTCGACTGGAACGGACCGGTGCTCGACACCATCGAGGCCGACCGCCGCGCCCGATTGCCCGCCGACCAGCTTGGCGACCGCCAGGCATGGCGCGACCGACGCCTGATGGCGCTCGCGGCGCACAAGCGCCAGAGCGGCCACGACACGAATTCCTGA
- a CDS encoding branched-chain amino acid ABC transporter permease, which translates to MPLELIFITEQVVNGLFVGVNYLLIALGLSLIFSLGGIVNLAHGGFYAIGAYLVVLLFDRIGYPAFAAAPLLVAVIGVGVERVFLRPFYKADPALSLLLTFGLAMVIEQALRMIFGATPRPFSIPEFFRGQIFIGDFIYSRYRFAILLVATLAVAGLWWLLQRTPFGRIVRAGIQAPDMVGALGISLRPYLTIVAALGLGLAGLAGAMMAPITGVHPAMGAEVLIPAFVVVVIGGLGSFWGVIFAALLVGVVRGLTVYFYPPAAEASMYLLMLLVLLFRPRGLFGERIARFE; encoded by the coding sequence GTGCCGCTCGAGCTCATCTTCATCACCGAGCAGGTCGTCAACGGCCTGTTCGTCGGTGTCAATTACCTGCTGATCGCCCTCGGCCTGTCGCTGATCTTCTCGCTCGGCGGGATCGTCAATCTGGCCCATGGCGGCTTCTACGCGATCGGCGCCTATCTGGTCGTTCTGCTGTTCGACCGGATCGGCTACCCGGCCTTCGCCGCGGCGCCGCTTCTGGTTGCCGTCATCGGGGTCGGTGTCGAGCGGGTGTTCCTTCGGCCGTTCTACAAGGCCGATCCGGCGCTCAGCCTGCTGCTGACCTTCGGCCTGGCCATGGTGATCGAGCAGGCACTGCGGATGATCTTCGGCGCGACGCCGCGACCCTTCTCGATCCCGGAATTCTTCCGCGGCCAGATCTTCATCGGCGACTTCATCTATTCACGCTACCGCTTTGCCATCCTGCTGGTGGCGACGCTCGCCGTCGCCGGGCTCTGGTGGCTCCTGCAGCGCACCCCTTTCGGACGGATCGTGCGGGCCGGAATCCAGGCACCGGACATGGTCGGCGCACTGGGCATCTCGCTCAGGCCCTATCTGACGATCGTCGCCGCCCTGGGTCTCGGCCTTGCGGGGCTGGCCGGCGCGATGATGGCGCCGATCACCGGCGTCCATCCCGCCATGGGCGCGGAGGTCCTGATCCCGGCCTTCGTCGTGGTCGTCATCGGCGGGCTGGGGTCGTTCTGGGGCGTGATCTTCGCCGCCCTTCTCGTCGGCGTCGTGCGCGGTCTGACCGTCTATTTCTACCCGCCGGCCGCCGAAGCCTCGATGTATCTCCTGATGCTCCTCGTCCTGCTCTTCCGGCCACGCGGCCTGTTCGGCGAGCGGATCGCACGGTTCGAGTAG
- a CDS encoding GGDEF domain-containing phosphodiesterase, translating to MALAVAVCVLGCFSGAFVLQRAIAAEGVHRRHWLVVAGGVTGTTIWTTHFTAMLGFPWEVDLRTNVGVAVASGACCVGLSALGWVIGSDPSRLRGVLGGAVVGAALSISHFLGMAALQIPGAVQYDVAFVVASQLGGVTLCAFAGWLLQRFSRLPLAWPSAVALMTGILFLHFVAMAGITIVQDPARMSPQGVDLNTVGSIVVGASILIIAVALALAFHSQKLAQLAREDQERLLKTLSYLRASEAHHRASIELNPQILWLANAMGEVIEISPRWAELVGVPVEEAFGDGWAAAVHPDDLPGVTELWGRVIQTGDGTIADSRYRVRLQDGQYRWFRSRALPRRSHSGEIIAWYGSLEDIDEQVRGELELRSSEERYRLASSATNDVIWDWSYEDQIITWAGAIEKVLGYPEARAGTSREWWIERIHPDDVERILRLQDSVLDGGGDQWCYEYRFRRSDGEYLNMVSRCLIVRDDGGVPVRLVGSMLNVTEQRRIEDDLHRAAHEDNLTKLANRRLFGLRADEAVARAAATGRCVGLVVIDLNNFKALNDSLGHAAGDALLREAADRLAASAPTGATVARLGGDEFAVILPDLTMADARRETVRDLLVALDDPVLIDGFRTSISVCAGAAIWPQDAQTVGELMKCSDLALYAAKADHPGAIRLFTPDMRQASAVRGTMLSKARQALDDDRVVPFYQPKLCLRTGTVVGFEALLRWHDEGGVLQSPGSIAAAFEDTTVSTRITDRMLDRVFRDCARWTEAGVDFGRIAFNAAAADFAQGDFSERVLRALGEFGLSPRCFELEVTETVFIGRNAERIVSTLDNLRAAGMTVALDDFGTGYASLTHLQQFPVDVLKVDRSFVTPIGAEANPSTAVVDAVLQMARSLGITAVAEGVETHHQAEYLKARGCDIGQGYLFGRPSAAERVPHLSWRGDGSGYLGYLTMAAG from the coding sequence GTGGCGCTTGCCGTGGCTGTGTGCGTGCTCGGGTGCTTCTCCGGTGCGTTCGTGCTCCAGCGGGCCATCGCAGCCGAAGGAGTCCATCGCAGGCACTGGCTGGTCGTCGCCGGCGGCGTGACAGGGACCACCATCTGGACGACCCACTTCACCGCCATGCTTGGTTTCCCATGGGAAGTCGACCTGCGGACCAACGTCGGCGTGGCCGTCGCCTCTGGTGCGTGCTGCGTCGGCCTGTCGGCGCTCGGCTGGGTGATCGGGTCGGACCCTTCGCGGTTGCGCGGCGTTCTGGGCGGCGCCGTGGTGGGCGCCGCGCTTTCCATCTCGCACTTCCTGGGCATGGCCGCCCTCCAGATTCCCGGTGCCGTCCAGTATGATGTTGCGTTCGTAGTGGCCTCGCAGTTGGGTGGGGTGACACTCTGCGCATTCGCGGGCTGGCTTCTCCAGCGATTTTCCCGGCTGCCATTGGCATGGCCTTCGGCAGTCGCCCTGATGACGGGGATCCTGTTCCTCCACTTCGTGGCGATGGCGGGCATCACGATCGTCCAGGACCCCGCCAGGATGAGCCCGCAAGGTGTCGATCTCAACACCGTCGGCTCCATCGTCGTCGGTGCCAGCATCCTTATCATCGCGGTTGCGCTCGCCTTGGCGTTCCACAGCCAGAAGCTCGCCCAGCTCGCGCGCGAGGATCAGGAACGACTGCTCAAGACACTTTCCTATCTCCGGGCAAGCGAGGCTCATCACCGCGCCTCGATCGAGCTCAACCCGCAGATCCTCTGGCTGGCCAATGCCATGGGCGAGGTGATCGAGATTTCTCCGCGCTGGGCAGAGCTCGTCGGCGTTCCGGTGGAAGAGGCTTTCGGTGACGGGTGGGCGGCGGCGGTACACCCGGACGACCTTCCCGGCGTGACGGAATTGTGGGGACGGGTCATCCAGACCGGGGACGGCACCATCGCCGACTCCCGTTACCGCGTGCGCTTGCAGGACGGACAATATCGGTGGTTTCGCTCGCGTGCGCTTCCGCGCCGTTCCCACTCCGGCGAGATCATCGCATGGTATGGAAGCCTGGAGGATATCGACGAGCAAGTGAGGGGCGAGCTAGAGCTTCGCAGCAGCGAGGAGCGCTACCGGCTGGCTTCGAGCGCGACGAACGACGTCATCTGGGACTGGTCCTACGAAGATCAGATAATCACCTGGGCCGGCGCCATAGAGAAGGTCCTCGGATACCCTGAGGCCAGAGCCGGAACGAGCCGCGAGTGGTGGATTGAACGCATTCACCCGGACGACGTCGAACGGATCCTGCGGCTTCAGGACTCCGTCTTGGATGGGGGCGGCGACCAGTGGTGTTACGAGTACAGGTTCCGACGGAGCGACGGCGAGTACCTCAACATGGTCTCGCGCTGCCTGATCGTTCGGGATGATGGCGGTGTTCCTGTCCGGCTCGTCGGATCCATGCTCAACGTGACGGAGCAAAGACGCATCGAGGACGACCTTCATCGCGCGGCCCACGAAGACAATCTCACCAAGCTCGCAAACCGTCGCCTGTTCGGCCTGAGGGCCGACGAAGCCGTCGCGCGCGCAGCAGCGACGGGTCGCTGCGTCGGTCTCGTCGTGATCGACCTCAACAACTTCAAGGCCCTCAACGACAGCCTCGGGCACGCCGCCGGCGACGCGCTGCTCCGCGAGGCGGCGGATCGGCTGGCCGCGTCGGCTCCGACGGGCGCGACCGTCGCACGACTGGGAGGCGACGAGTTCGCGGTCATCCTACCCGACCTCACAATGGCGGACGCACGCAGGGAAACGGTGCGCGACCTTCTCGTCGCCCTCGACGATCCGGTGCTCATCGATGGCTTCCGCACGAGTATCAGCGTGTGCGCGGGCGCCGCAATCTGGCCGCAGGATGCCCAGACGGTCGGGGAGCTGATGAAGTGTTCCGACCTCGCGCTCTACGCCGCGAAAGCCGATCATCCAGGTGCGATTCGCCTCTTCACGCCGGACATGCGGCAGGCCTCCGCCGTCAGAGGCACGATGCTCTCAAAAGCCCGTCAGGCCCTCGACGACGATCGCGTGGTGCCATTCTACCAGCCCAAGCTCTGCCTCAGGACCGGAACCGTCGTCGGGTTCGAGGCGCTCCTTCGCTGGCACGATGAAGGCGGCGTGCTTCAGTCGCCAGGCAGCATCGCCGCCGCCTTCGAGGACACCACCGTCTCGACGCGAATCACGGACCGCATGCTGGACCGCGTCTTTCGTGATTGCGCGCGGTGGACGGAGGCGGGCGTCGACTTCGGTCGGATCGCCTTCAACGCGGCAGCCGCGGACTTCGCTCAAGGAGACTTCTCGGAGCGTGTCCTGCGTGCCCTCGGCGAGTTCGGCCTGTCGCCCCGCTGCTTCGAGCTGGAGGTGACGGAAACGGTCTTCATCGGGCGAAACGCCGAACGGATCGTTAGCACCTTGGACAACCTGCGGGCCGCCGGCATGACCGTCGCCCTCGACGACTTCGGGACCGGCTATGCCTCGCTGACCCATCTCCAGCAGTTCCCCGTCGACGTGCTGAAAGTCGACAGGTCTTTCGTGACGCCGATCGGCGCCGAGGCGAACCCGAGCACGGCCGTGGTCGACGCGGTGCTGCAGATGGCGCGCAGCCTCGGCATCACCGCCGTGGCGGAGGGCGTGGAGACGCATCACCAGGCGGAGTACCTGAAGGCCCGTGGCTGCGACATCGGGCAGGGCTACCTGTTCGGACGGCCGTCGGCGGCAGAGCGCGTGCCGCATCTTTCCTGGCGGGGGGACGGTTCGGGCTACCTCGGCTACCTGACGATGGCGGCTGGCTGA